A window of the Streptomyces luomodiensis genome harbors these coding sequences:
- a CDS encoding AAA family ATPase, with the protein MAKILATSPSSKQFSVTELAHTLGHSGGAVGNACETLVARGEAERVGSKPRMYRATGLTAQAAQHTAATAPSPGGTPPAPRPATPPPGGKPEPVTRPNGQRYHPRALAKLPDVEALRRLREASVPVLLYGPPGTGKTSLIEAAFPDLITVAGDGDTTVGDLVGEYTQDASGGYQFIYGPLVTAMLEGRALLLDDATLISPKVLAALYPAMDGRRQIQVKAHKGETITAADGFYVIAGHNPGVHGAVLTEALASRFSVQIQVGSDYDLAAALKINRTAVRIARHLATSQQAGEVGWAPQLRELIAFQKIADVLGVDAAFANLVGIAPLEDRDTVAEIVTKALGRPVTALALGRQL; encoded by the coding sequence ATCGCCAAAATCCTGGCCACAAGCCCCTCAAGCAAGCAATTCAGCGTCACGGAGCTGGCACACACGCTCGGGCATTCAGGCGGTGCGGTCGGCAACGCCTGCGAGACCCTGGTGGCCCGGGGCGAGGCGGAGAGGGTCGGCTCGAAACCCCGTATGTACCGGGCGACGGGCCTTACCGCCCAGGCCGCACAACACACGGCGGCCACGGCACCCAGCCCAGGCGGCACGCCTCCGGCGCCACGACCGGCCACCCCGCCGCCCGGCGGGAAGCCCGAGCCGGTCACTCGGCCTAACGGGCAGCGCTATCACCCCAGGGCACTGGCCAAACTGCCCGATGTCGAGGCGCTGCGGCGGCTGCGCGAGGCGAGCGTGCCAGTGCTGCTCTACGGACCGCCAGGTACTGGGAAGACGTCACTGATCGAGGCGGCCTTCCCGGACCTGATCACGGTTGCCGGGGACGGCGATACGACGGTCGGCGACCTGGTCGGCGAGTACACCCAGGACGCAAGTGGCGGCTACCAGTTCATCTACGGCCCGCTGGTGACGGCGATGTTGGAGGGGCGGGCCCTGTTGCTGGATGACGCGACGCTGATTTCCCCAAAGGTGCTGGCAGCGTTGTATCCGGCGATGGACGGGCGGCGCCAGATCCAGGTCAAAGCACACAAAGGCGAGACAATCACCGCCGCCGACGGGTTCTATGTGATCGCCGGTCACAACCCTGGAGTCCATGGGGCGGTCCTGACCGAAGCCCTGGCGAGCAGGTTCTCGGTACAAATCCAGGTGGGCTCGGACTACGACCTCGCCGCCGCCTTGAAGATCAACAGGACGGCGGTGCGGATCGCCCGTCACCTGGCCACCAGCCAGCAGGCGGGGGAGGTGGGCTGGGCCCCGCAACTGCGGGAGCTGATCGCCTTCCAAAAGATCGCCGATGTCCTGGGTGTCGATGCCGCATTCGCCAACCTGGTCGGCATCGCGCCTCTGGAAGACCGCGACACAGTCGCTGAGATCGTCACCAAGGCCCTGGGCAGGCCCGTCACCGCCCTGGCCCTCGGCCGCCAACTCTGA